From Salvia splendens isolate huo1 chromosome 16, SspV2, whole genome shotgun sequence, a single genomic window includes:
- the LOC121770594 gene encoding E3 ubiquitin-protein ligase HAKAI homolog isoform X1, with amino-acid sequence MLQIRLSKPASESGATAKPVPVDTVTVACPDHLVLADLPVAKGLGTASATAVIKSVGRRSRRQLGERVHFCVRCDFPVAIYGRLSPCEHAFCLDCARSHSLCYLCDERIQKIQTIKLMEGIFICAAPRCLKSFLKKSEFEMHINEVHADLLHPNKEKEGNESEAMSARKPAASDTTVQAPPRPIFSPHSSSQVHDREDKAQLPQSRDQPPLRPAAHQRPTLPFPGQAPDHPSEHPDGIPSHPFDRARQTFVAHGQGGSRQDSVNPNSGPAPPQYGYPHAADGMQPYFGAPYGMPRPDSAPEGGQGQGSLLGFPPSPAGPMNFPQNYPQWNAVPGSVPLEPPMVSQGSMDGFMNVDPQGRAFFQNDYGQNAGNKSLEQQRQGGNFVDPRDGKGILAPQPLHLPPPPLRPPPHLQQGCSYSGDGNHEGPPGFSWPAERRDSFGGGE; translated from the exons ATGCTGCAGATTCGGCTCAGCAAGCCAGCTAGTGAAAGCGGTGCAACTGCAAAGCCTGTGCCTGTGGACACTGTTACAGTCGCTTGCCCCGATCATCTCGTGCTAGCTGATCTTCCTGTGGCGAAGGGTTTGGGTACAGCTTCTGCGACAGCTGTTATCAAGTCTGTTGGACGCCGCTCCCGTCGCCAGCTCGGTGAGCGTGTTCATTTCTGTGTTAGATGCGACTTTCCGGTTGCTATTTATGGGCGTCTG AGCCCATGTGAGCATGCCTTCTGTTTGGACTGTGCCAGGAGTCATTCTCTTTGTTATCT TTGTGATGAACGCATCCAGAAGATTCAGACAATCAAACTGATGGAAGGAATCTTCATATGTGCAGCCCCTCGTTGTCTCAAGTCCTTCTTAAAGAAGAGTGAATTTGAGATGCATATAAATGAGGTTCATGCTGATCTTCTTCACCCCAATAAGGAAAAAGAAGGGAATGAATCAGAAGCGATGAGTGCTAGGAAACCCGCAGCCTCGGATACCACAGTTCAAGCACCCCCGAGGCCAATTTTCTCTCCCCATTCAAGTTCTCAAGTTCATGATCGTGAAGACAAAGCCCAGCTGCCTCAATCCAGGGATCAACCACCTTTGAGACCTGCTGCTCACCAAAGGCCAACACTACCTTTTCCCGGACAAGCTCCAGATCATCCATCAGAGCACCCCGATGGTATTCCATCACATCCCTTTGATAGAGCTAGGCAAACTTTTGTAGCTCATGGGCAGGGTGGTAGCCGACAAGATTCAG TTAACCCGAATTCAGGTCCAGCTCCACCTCAATATGGTTATCCTCATGCAGCTGATGGAATGCAACCGTACTTTGGTGCACCATATGGAATGCCAAGACCAGACTCTGCACCAGAAGGTGGACAAGGACAGGGCTCGTTGCTCGGTTTCCCGCCCAGTCCTGCTGGACCCATGAATTTTCCTCAAAATTATCCACAGTGGAATGCAGTTCCCGGTTCTGTGCCTCTGGAACCTCCTATGGTATCTCAAGGATCTATGGATGGCTTTATGAATGTCGATCCTCAAGGAAGAGCATTCTTTCAGAATGACTACGGACAGAATGCTGGGAATAAGAGTTTGGAGCAACAGAGGCAGGGTGGGAATTTTGTCGACCCAAGGGATGGTAAAGGAATATTGGCTCCCCAACCGCTTCATCTCCCTCCACCACCTCTACGACCTCCTCCCCATCTGCAACAGGGCTGTTCATACTCTGGTGATGGCAATCATGAGGGACCTCCGGGCTTCAGCTGGCCAGCAGAGAGGCGGGATAGCTTCGGAGGTGGGGAGTAG
- the LOC121770594 gene encoding E3 ubiquitin-protein ligase HAKAI homolog isoform X2 has product MLQIRLSKPASESGATAKPVPVDTVTVACPDHLVLADLPVAKGLGTASATAVIKSVGRRSRRQLGERVHFCVRCDFPVAIYGRLSPCEHAFCLDCARSHSLCYLCDERIQKIQTIKLMEGIFICAAPRCLKSFLKKSEFEMHINEVHADLLHPNKEKEGNESEAMSARKPAASDTTVQAPPRPIFSPHSSSQVHDREDKAQLPQSRDQPPLRPAAHQRPTLPFPGQAPDHPSEHPDGIPSHPFDRARQTFVAHGQGGSRQDSGPAPPQYGYPHAADGMQPYFGAPYGMPRPDSAPEGGQGQGSLLGFPPSPAGPMNFPQNYPQWNAVPGSVPLEPPMVSQGSMDGFMNVDPQGRAFFQNDYGQNAGNKSLEQQRQGGNFVDPRDGKGILAPQPLHLPPPPLRPPPHLQQGCSYSGDGNHEGPPGFSWPAERRDSFGGGE; this is encoded by the exons ATGCTGCAGATTCGGCTCAGCAAGCCAGCTAGTGAAAGCGGTGCAACTGCAAAGCCTGTGCCTGTGGACACTGTTACAGTCGCTTGCCCCGATCATCTCGTGCTAGCTGATCTTCCTGTGGCGAAGGGTTTGGGTACAGCTTCTGCGACAGCTGTTATCAAGTCTGTTGGACGCCGCTCCCGTCGCCAGCTCGGTGAGCGTGTTCATTTCTGTGTTAGATGCGACTTTCCGGTTGCTATTTATGGGCGTCTG AGCCCATGTGAGCATGCCTTCTGTTTGGACTGTGCCAGGAGTCATTCTCTTTGTTATCT TTGTGATGAACGCATCCAGAAGATTCAGACAATCAAACTGATGGAAGGAATCTTCATATGTGCAGCCCCTCGTTGTCTCAAGTCCTTCTTAAAGAAGAGTGAATTTGAGATGCATATAAATGAGGTTCATGCTGATCTTCTTCACCCCAATAAGGAAAAAGAAGGGAATGAATCAGAAGCGATGAGTGCTAGGAAACCCGCAGCCTCGGATACCACAGTTCAAGCACCCCCGAGGCCAATTTTCTCTCCCCATTCAAGTTCTCAAGTTCATGATCGTGAAGACAAAGCCCAGCTGCCTCAATCCAGGGATCAACCACCTTTGAGACCTGCTGCTCACCAAAGGCCAACACTACCTTTTCCCGGACAAGCTCCAGATCATCCATCAGAGCACCCCGATGGTATTCCATCACATCCCTTTGATAGAGCTAGGCAAACTTTTGTAGCTCATGGGCAGGGTGGTAGCCGACAAGATTCAG GTCCAGCTCCACCTCAATATGGTTATCCTCATGCAGCTGATGGAATGCAACCGTACTTTGGTGCACCATATGGAATGCCAAGACCAGACTCTGCACCAGAAGGTGGACAAGGACAGGGCTCGTTGCTCGGTTTCCCGCCCAGTCCTGCTGGACCCATGAATTTTCCTCAAAATTATCCACAGTGGAATGCAGTTCCCGGTTCTGTGCCTCTGGAACCTCCTATGGTATCTCAAGGATCTATGGATGGCTTTATGAATGTCGATCCTCAAGGAAGAGCATTCTTTCAGAATGACTACGGACAGAATGCTGGGAATAAGAGTTTGGAGCAACAGAGGCAGGGTGGGAATTTTGTCGACCCAAGGGATGGTAAAGGAATATTGGCTCCCCAACCGCTTCATCTCCCTCCACCACCTCTACGACCTCCTCCCCATCTGCAACAGGGCTGTTCATACTCTGGTGATGGCAATCATGAGGGACCTCCGGGCTTCAGCTGGCCAGCAGAGAGGCGGGATAGCTTCGGAGGTGGGGAGTAG
- the LOC121770594 gene encoding E3 ubiquitin-protein ligase HAKAI homolog isoform X3, giving the protein MLQIRLSKPASESGATAKPVPVDTVTVACPDHLVLADLPVAKGLGTASATAVIKSVGRRSRRQLGERVHFCVRCDFPVAIYGRLSPCEHAFCLDCARSHSLCYLCDERIQKIQTIKLMEGIFICAAPRCLKSFLKKSEFEMHINEVHADLLHPNKEKEGNESEAMSARKPAASDTTVQAPPRPIFSPHSSSQVHDREDKAQLPQSRDQPPLRPAAHQRPTLPFPGQAPDHPSEHPDGIPSHPFDRARQTFVAHGQGGSRQDSADGMQPYFGAPYGMPRPDSAPEGGQGQGSLLGFPPSPAGPMNFPQNYPQWNAVPGSVPLEPPMVSQGSMDGFMNVDPQGRAFFQNDYGQNAGNKSLEQQRQGGNFVDPRDGKGILAPQPLHLPPPPLRPPPHLQQGCSYSGDGNHEGPPGFSWPAERRDSFGGGE; this is encoded by the exons ATGCTGCAGATTCGGCTCAGCAAGCCAGCTAGTGAAAGCGGTGCAACTGCAAAGCCTGTGCCTGTGGACACTGTTACAGTCGCTTGCCCCGATCATCTCGTGCTAGCTGATCTTCCTGTGGCGAAGGGTTTGGGTACAGCTTCTGCGACAGCTGTTATCAAGTCTGTTGGACGCCGCTCCCGTCGCCAGCTCGGTGAGCGTGTTCATTTCTGTGTTAGATGCGACTTTCCGGTTGCTATTTATGGGCGTCTG AGCCCATGTGAGCATGCCTTCTGTTTGGACTGTGCCAGGAGTCATTCTCTTTGTTATCT TTGTGATGAACGCATCCAGAAGATTCAGACAATCAAACTGATGGAAGGAATCTTCATATGTGCAGCCCCTCGTTGTCTCAAGTCCTTCTTAAAGAAGAGTGAATTTGAGATGCATATAAATGAGGTTCATGCTGATCTTCTTCACCCCAATAAGGAAAAAGAAGGGAATGAATCAGAAGCGATGAGTGCTAGGAAACCCGCAGCCTCGGATACCACAGTTCAAGCACCCCCGAGGCCAATTTTCTCTCCCCATTCAAGTTCTCAAGTTCATGATCGTGAAGACAAAGCCCAGCTGCCTCAATCCAGGGATCAACCACCTTTGAGACCTGCTGCTCACCAAAGGCCAACACTACCTTTTCCCGGACAAGCTCCAGATCATCCATCAGAGCACCCCGATGGTATTCCATCACATCCCTTTGATAGAGCTAGGCAAACTTTTGTAGCTCATGGGCAGGGTGGTAGCCGACAAGATTCAG CTGATGGAATGCAACCGTACTTTGGTGCACCATATGGAATGCCAAGACCAGACTCTGCACCAGAAGGTGGACAAGGACAGGGCTCGTTGCTCGGTTTCCCGCCCAGTCCTGCTGGACCCATGAATTTTCCTCAAAATTATCCACAGTGGAATGCAGTTCCCGGTTCTGTGCCTCTGGAACCTCCTATGGTATCTCAAGGATCTATGGATGGCTTTATGAATGTCGATCCTCAAGGAAGAGCATTCTTTCAGAATGACTACGGACAGAATGCTGGGAATAAGAGTTTGGAGCAACAGAGGCAGGGTGGGAATTTTGTCGACCCAAGGGATGGTAAAGGAATATTGGCTCCCCAACCGCTTCATCTCCCTCCACCACCTCTACGACCTCCTCCCCATCTGCAACAGGGCTGTTCATACTCTGGTGATGGCAATCATGAGGGACCTCCGGGCTTCAGCTGGCCAGCAGAGAGGCGGGATAGCTTCGGAGGTGGGGAGTAG